The DNA segment TAAAAAGTATTTGGGAATCATTAGTCGATCCAACTGATTCTCAATATTTTTGGCTGTATAATAATGGACTAACAATATTATGTGACGACTTTAAAATAACTAATGATTCTAACGGAATTCCTAATGCAATTATAATAGAAAATCCTCAAGTTGTGAATGGCTGTCAAACTGTTACGGCTTTCAAAAAATGCACAGGAAAATATACAGATAAGCCCTCTGTTTTGGCTAGAATAATAAAACCTCCAAGCAATAGTGAAGGAAAGAAAAAATCTCTACTTATTGCAGAAAAAACAAACAGTCAAAATCCTGTTTTGTCTCGCGATCTTCGTAGCAATGATACAGTTCAAAAGCGCTTGAGAAAGTCATTTGATCAACTCAACCCTCCGTGGTTTTATGAAAGAAAAAGAGGTGAGTGGGGAACATTAAAAACGCCAGAAAAAAATAAATACAAAGATAATACAGGAGAAATTCGAGGCTCTCACCGAAGATTAGATATGGAATATCTAGGTCAAGCTTGGAGAATGTTAGAAGGCTTCCCATCTGTAGCGATTACACAAAAGCGTGAACTTTTTGATAACGAGGAAATTTATTCCAAGGTTTTTTCCCCACGTCGTAATCCTGAGCAATTTTTGTTTGCATCAAGACTTCGTACCAAGTACGAAGAATTCTGGCATGGCAAGAATTTTGAAGGAATTCGCTCTACTTGTGGAAATTATTTGACAGATTCTATGCTAAGACGGATGATGAACGCAAAAGGTCAAGTGGTTTCACACTCAGTTGCTTTAACTTGTAAGGCATTAAAAAAAGGAAAAAGCTGGGAACTTTCAGATGCTAAAATCGGATTAAAACTAATAGATAATTTTGAATCAAAATTATTACCTTGGAACAGAATACTCGCTAAGGCTTTTCACGAAATGTTACAAGCGTTAGACAATGATGAAGAAGCAGTTGGTTTCAAAAAAACATTAGAGAAGTCCGATGGGAACGCTCTAAAAACTTTATGGTCAAGTATTGAAGCTACCGCGAGCATTCTTTCCTTTTCGGATGAAAAGCTAAATTTACCAC comes from the Lusitaniella coriacea LEGE 07157 genome and includes:
- a CDS encoding AIPR family protein, which encodes MSKHTFDWIERQVCDIASERSVQPDRAFAVWCMQFIYPGFDLDEALIRTDTLRGYGGGDGGLDGWYKNEDIREFHLWQCKWSESFGKVFDKKPALELKNALEELLSLERASQYGDKFVEVATSLQLAMEHDYQIILNIGLLGSMKENSISQFNKTICDFAREKELKISCEVWDLEKFQQEYEEHHPSSETLEGQSFKFKLKSSQIIHMDFDDATLPQGWEVVVASLQGISLGKLAQQLASKLFGLNVRFALGANKRIKSIWESLVDPTDSQYFWLYNNGLTILCDDFKITNDSNGIPNAIIIENPQVVNGCQTVTAFKKCTGKYTDKPSVLARIIKPPSNSEGKKKSLLIAEKTNSQNPVLSRDLRSNDTVQKRLRKSFDQLNPPWFYERKRGEWGTLKTPEKNKYKDNTGEIRGSHRRLDMEYLGQAWRMLEGFPSVAITQKRELFDNEEIYSKVFSPRRNPEQFLFASRLRTKYEEFWHGKNFEGIRSTCGNYLTDSMLRRMMNAKGQVVSHSVALTCKALKKGKSWELSDAKIGLKLIDNFESKLLPWNRILAKAFHEMLQALDNDEEAVGFKKTLEKSDGNALKTLWSSIEATASILSFSDEKLNLPRDILLREEN